The genomic DNA GCCGCATCATACGTATCAATCAGCTTTTGCACGCCAAGCCCGTTAATTTCCTCCACATATTTATCCCATTCGCTCAGGTTTCTTGTACCCAGGACAAATTTGGAGAAGTTCTCTTCCCGGTACTTTTTCACCGCTTGCCCGGTTACCGAGAGCACTTCATTCTCCTGGTCCGTAAAGGCAGGCTTCGGCTGCATGGCAGGAGGATCATATTTGGCAGCCTCCTCATAAGCCTTCTTCAGATCTGGCGAAAAGAGGGACAGATGGGCGTTGTAGTCGATCCATGTATAAGTCCCGCTCGTCTGCAGACCGGTCTGTTTCCGCATTTCTGTTACATCCGTAAACTCAGGCTTGAACTTCTTTTGCCCATTCTCTTCGGTAAACGTCTCGCCCTCCTTGCCCCAGCTGCTCAAGGTCCGGCCTTCTTCACTATAGAAAAAGTCCATGTATTTCATAATGTCATCGATATGCTTGGAGGTTGAGGCAACCGTCAATCCACCCTCTAAATAGTGAAAATACGGGTTCATCGGCTTCATGCCGGACAGTCCTGCCGGAGGCGCCATAAACTGCAGGCTGTATTCCGGATTATCCTTTTGCATGGCATTGTTGAAAAAGTCGACGCGGCTGATATAGTCGATGGTAATAAACGATTGCCCGGTAGACATCACATCCTGCCACTGTTTCGTTTGGATGGAGAGGAAATCCGGCGGGATGAGTCCTTCCTGATAGAAGGTATGCCACATGCTGACCATGGCCTTGTAATTCTCCTCCGTGGGTCCGAACTTCCATTTCTTTTCGTCAAAATTATAGTAGACATCACTGCCGCTACCGAAGTTGGTTGTCAGATTCGCCATCATCTCATCGGGAATTTGACCGAAACGCATGGAGAGCGGGTAGCTGTCAGGGTAAAGCGCCTTCAGCTTTTTCAGCACCTGATGAAGCTCTTCATATGTCTTGGGTTCGGTAAGCCCGTTCTTTTTGAAAATATCCTCACGGTACAGCCAGATCATCCGGTTGGTTTCCCCAAAGCCCTGGTTCGGAAACATATACATTTTACCGTCAGCGGAAAGTGCCGCCTTGGCTTCCTCCGGGTACTGCTCCATCCATGCTTTCAGGTTCGGCATCTGGTCCACATGATCCAGAAGGTTTTCCAGGGCTCCCTGATCACCATATTTGTTGGAATCGCGGCGGCTGGACATATACATCAGATCCGGTAAATTGCCCGAAGCCATCACCAGATTGAGCGTATCGCTCAGCTTGCCCGATGGCGTCTCCACATTCATAGCCACTCCCGTCTTTTCCTTGATCCAGCTCCAGATCGGCCAATCCTTGCTGTACGGAAACGTTGCGTTGTTATCCAGCAAGGCCGTTAATGTGACCTCGCTTTTTGGCTTGGCGGCGGGATCCGCCTGACTTTTCGGCTCAGTCCCGGAAGACTTCTCCGCCCCTGAAGAGCAGCCCGCTACCGCAAACACGACCAACAACGCGGCGATCAGACTTACGTACGAACGTTTCTTTCCCTTTCCCATGAGTATATCCCCCTTTGATTTTAATGTTCTTTTTCGGATTAACTCGGAAAACTTTGCGTGGTGACCGCTGCAGTTACGGATCATCTTCCGAATGCTATCCCTTCACAGCGCCAATCATCGAGCCCTTGACGAAATATTTCTGGACGAAAGGATACAGAATCAATATCGGAAGTGTGGACACCATGATCGTGGCGTACTTCAGCGAATCCTCAACGACCAGATTGTCGCCGCCGATCTGTGTCACCTGCCCGGAGCTGACGCTGCCGGCAAGCACGAGATTGCGCAGGAGTACCTGCAGCGGAAACAGTTCCTGGCTCCGCAAATATAAGAGCGGATACAAAAAATTGTTCCAGATACCGACCGCGTAAAACAGCGAGATTGTCGCAAACACAGGCTTTGACAGCGGCACGATGATCCGGAAGAAGATTCCGATATCATTCAGTCCATCCATACGTCCCGATTCCTCCAGCTCTTTCGGGATACCGCTGAAAAAGGTGCGCATCAGTATCAAATTCCAGGTGCTGACGGCGCCCGGCAGAACCATTCCCCAAATCGTATCCACCAGTCCAAGCGAACGAACGACCAGGAACGTAGGGATCATGCCTCCCCCAAAAAACATCGTGAATACGATGAGCAGGGTAAAGCCTTTATGAAACATCATATCTTTG from Paenibacillus sp. J23TS9 includes the following:
- a CDS encoding extracellular solute-binding protein, translating into MGKGKKRSYVSLIAALLVVFAVAGCSSGAEKSSGTEPKSQADPAAKPKSEVTLTALLDNNATFPYSKDWPIWSWIKEKTGVAMNVETPSGKLSDTLNLVMASGNLPDLMYMSSRRDSNKYGDQGALENLLDHVDQMPNLKAWMEQYPEEAKAALSADGKMYMFPNQGFGETNRMIWLYREDIFKKNGLTEPKTYEELHQVLKKLKALYPDSYPLSMRFGQIPDEMMANLTTNFGSGSDVYYNFDEKKWKFGPTEENYKAMVSMWHTFYQEGLIPPDFLSIQTKQWQDVMSTGQSFITIDYISRVDFFNNAMQKDNPEYSLQFMAPPAGLSGMKPMNPYFHYLEGGLTVASTSKHIDDIMKYMDFFYSEEGRTLSSWGKEGETFTEENGQKKFKPEFTDVTEMRKQTGLQTSGTYTWIDYNAHLSLFSPDLKKAYEEAAKYDPPAMQPKPAFTDQENEVLSVTGQAVKKYREENFSKFVLGTRNLSEWDKYVEEINGLGVQKLIDTYDAALKRVEQAKLENK
- a CDS encoding carbohydrate ABC transporter permease, whose product is MVTTGRGRSRISLFTIFNMLVMLLLSAAMLYPFVYMLAISLSGDVYVMKGEVTLWPKGWNLRMYELVLGDPKIWTSYRNTIIYTLLGTAIAMLVTSMGAYALSRKDMMFHKGFTLLIVFTMFFGGGMIPTFLVVRSLGLVDTIWGMVLPGAVSTWNLILMRTFFSGIPKELEESGRMDGLNDIGIFFRIIVPLSKPVFATISLFYAVGIWNNFLYPLLYLRSQELFPLQVLLRNLVLAGSVSSGQVTQIGGDNLVVEDSLKYATIMVSTLPILILYPFVQKYFVKGSMIGAVKG